From the genome of Fibrobacter sp. UWH6:
ATTGCTGGTATGGCGGAACTGGTTTTCTCCATGGAAGGGGCTATGCCTATCGTAAGTCTTATGCATGCTGCCCATGAGAGCAATAGGAGCCGTTTCAGGAATAAGATGTTGACGCCTCTGTTGACGCTCCGCTTGATTGAAATGACGATCCCAGATAAGCCCAATAGCCGCAATCAGCAGTATAAGTTGACGGACTCGGCTTATGAGCTCTTGGCCCATTTTGAGCAAGTCGAGTAGGCCTTGTCCCAAGTCGTGTCCCAAGTTAATTTTACGAGAAAAAGATGAGACTTTTACGAGCTTTTTTGATACTTTTTATCTAGAATTGTTGAATTTTGCTCAAAAAAGGCGTTTTTGCCTCGTAAAAATTACGAGAGATTACGAAAAATTACGAGAAAATACGAAAGATTACGAGAAATTGTCCCAAGTTATGTCCCAAGTTAATGCGTGAGTCTTAAATGGATATAGAGCAGATTGTATTAGAGTTGAATAAAAGGTTTGCACAGCCCCTGCCGACGTTCTACCGCCGTCGTATTATCGTGTGGAACGATGCCGATGGGGAATTCAAGGACGCTGTCGATGAGCTCTCCTTGGATAACGCCAAGGTGGTCAAGCTGACCGGCAACAACAACTTTGCCGTAAGAAAACTCCTGTCCGTAGATGATCCGGATAGCAATATCCTGCTCTATAATCCGATTGCGTACGACAATCCGGACGATAACTGGCTTCTGGATATCGAACTTTATGGCGAAGAATTCCGTGCCGATATGGTGTCGATATGGATGGAGGAACTCCATATCGCAGACAATCCGACCTTACGTGAAATTGTCAAGCGTTACCGAAAGTTCTTTGGTTCTAAGGAACGCCGAGACCGCATTACAAGATATTGTTTTGACCTAGGTTCCCCCAGTAAGATAATCCTTGCTGTAATGGCGGCTATTGGCAATATGCGTTCTGCAAATGCAAAGTATGTCATTCGCAAGGTTCTCATGGCCGGTTTGAATGTGGGCGAGAACGATGTTATTGCAGAGTTCTCCAAATATGGGGTTGATGACGACTTTGCGAGAGTTATAGCTAACCTAGGCTATAGCGAGACGGACTTGAACCTGGAACATCTTGCTTGCCATATCCTGCTTACCGCTGCAAGCCAGTCCATTGATCCAGACAATTTGGCTGGTTTGGAGAACTATGTATCCGAGCCGCATCAGCAGCCCTGCTATGAAATCGTATCGGAATGGATGCATTCTGATGATATTGAATCGTTGAAGGAAATTGCGGATCGGGTCGAAAAGGTTACTGACTTGACCAATATCCTTCGAAAGCTGGATGTTGACGATATTCTGGGAACAGAATGTCTGCCCTGCATTGATGAGGTTATTCTCGGCAAGATCATGGTGGACGTGGCTGACCAGAACGTGGATATAGAACTTATCAGACGTGCCGTTGAAAAACGCCGTACCTGCGTATGGTACGATTCCTGGCGCCCTATGTACGAGGGCTTGCTGCAGGTGTCCAATATGCAGGCGTTCTATAAGGCTCATGCTGCTGCGGGCTTCCATATTGTGGAGCCTAAGAAGATTTGGGAAGCCTATACCACAGAGTATTACAAGATGGATACCTATTACCGCAATTTCCTTAAGAATTTTGCGGAGTATTCCTATAATGCCGATCTTGACGATTTGTTTAAGAAGGTTGCGGATCAGGTTGAGAACCTTTACAAGAATTGGTTCTTGGGCGAATTAGGTGCCAACTGGACCAATTCCGCTGCCGAGGAATTGGGCAAGTTGGGGTATATTGACGGGATTGATCGTCAGTGCGACTTCTATAATCGATATGTGGCCTCAGCGAAGAGCCGAGTCATTGTAATTATCTCTGACGCCCTACGTTATGGTGTTGCAACATCCTTGGAAGAACAGTTAAAGAGGGAATCGCTCTGCAAGGTGAAAATGAGCAACATGCAGGCTGTTTTCCCGACCATTACCAAGTTCGGTATGGCAGCTTTGCTTCCTCATAGCAATTTGACTGTAGAGGTTAAGGGCTCTGATAAGACTGAACATTTGGCTGTTCTTGCAGATGGAATGTCTACGGACGCTGGCAACAGAGATGCTGTTCTAAAGAATGGTAATGCCAAGAGTGTTGCCATGAAGGCTGACGACTTTAAAGCTATGAACCGTTCGGACCTGCGTCAGATTGTGGAAGGTATGGAAGTTGTGTATGTATACCACGATACAATCGACGAGGCAGGTCATAAGGGTGATATATCCGTAGCCTGCGATGTTGCCGTTAAAGAAATTGTGGACTTGATGAAGCGTATTTTCAACATGTTCACTGCACCTAGTGTCATTGTTACTGCGGACCATGGCTTCCTATATACCCGTAGCGCACTTTCTGAAGATGAAAAGGTGGATAAAACCTCCGACAATTCCATGGACGTTGAATATGGACGCCGTTATGCCATTATGCAGAAAGGGGCGACTCCGGATTATCTGATGCCGGTCAAGTTCCTCTATAATGACGATATGGAG
Proteins encoded in this window:
- the pglZ gene encoding BREX-1 system phosphatase PglZ type A; protein product: MDIEQIVLELNKRFAQPLPTFYRRRIIVWNDADGEFKDAVDELSLDNAKVVKLTGNNNFAVRKLLSVDDPDSNILLYNPIAYDNPDDNWLLDIELYGEEFRADMVSIWMEELHIADNPTLREIVKRYRKFFGSKERRDRITRYCFDLGSPSKIILAVMAAIGNMRSANAKYVIRKVLMAGLNVGENDVIAEFSKYGVDDDFARVIANLGYSETDLNLEHLACHILLTAASQSIDPDNLAGLENYVSEPHQQPCYEIVSEWMHSDDIESLKEIADRVEKVTDLTNILRKLDVDDILGTECLPCIDEVILGKIMVDVADQNVDIELIRRAVEKRRTCVWYDSWRPMYEGLLQVSNMQAFYKAHAAAGFHIVEPKKIWEAYTTEYYKMDTYYRNFLKNFAEYSYNADLDDLFKKVADQVENLYKNWFLGELGANWTNSAAEELGKLGYIDGIDRQCDFYNRYVASAKSRVIVIISDALRYGVATSLEEQLKRESLCKVKMSNMQAVFPTITKFGMAALLPHSNLTVEVKGSDKTEHLAVLADGMSTDAGNRDAVLKNGNAKSVAMKADDFKAMNRSDLRQIVEGMEVVYVYHDTIDEAGHKGDISVACDVAVKEIVDLMKRIFNMFTAPSVIVTADHGFLYTRSALSEDEKVDKTSDNSMDVEYGRRYAIMQKGATPDYLMPVKFLYNDDMEAFAPRENTRIKMRGNDGNFVHGGVSLQEMVVPVVECYFLRGGNKELVNNRSKYETKPVSINLLSTGRKVSNLIFTLDFFQENLVCDNREKAEYKVYFVDSAGNKICEEQKIVADKKTEDEKLKPFKVNFKLKQAKYNNTDDYYLVIADDKGLEVNRINFQIDIPFATDDFNFFA